From a region of the Fischerella sp. JS2 genome:
- the cruG gene encoding 2'-O-glycosyltransferase CruG → MIDSLTILSSFSFFLLLIQVPAVAILLSRLLKGPLRQPPVTPQNPTPDLLGSVSVVVPTLNEALRISPLLAGLSRQSYEVREVIVVDSNSQDHTPDLVKAVQKQDPRFRLITDDPLPPTWVGRPWALHNGFLHSSEASKWFLGMDADTQPSPGLVAGLVKTAVNGGYDLVSLSPQFILKYPGECWLQPALLMTLLYRFDPAGINTQQPERVMANGQCFLCRRSVLAAVNGYTSAKSSFCDDVTLARHIAACGFKVGFLDGSKVLKVRMYEGAIETWKEWGRSLDLKDASSRPQLWTDLWVLSSTQALPVLIILSYLLFSPHLSILPLPLIPTPLGEWGPRVPHHPITPSPHLLLLGLNLFLLIVRFGMLLAIAPCYDRTQTRGGWLFWLSPLADPLAVMRIFLSAFRTPRQWRGRNYN, encoded by the coding sequence GTGATAGACTCGTTGACTATACTAAGTTCTTTTTCGTTTTTTCTACTACTTATACAAGTACCAGCAGTAGCAATTCTGTTGTCACGTCTGTTGAAAGGCCCTCTACGTCAACCCCCTGTTACGCCACAAAACCCTACACCAGACCTTTTAGGTAGTGTGAGTGTAGTGGTTCCTACCCTGAATGAAGCCCTGCGCATTAGTCCCCTATTGGCAGGCTTGAGTCGTCAAAGTTATGAAGTCCGGGAAGTGATTGTTGTAGATAGTAATTCCCAGGATCACACTCCTGATTTAGTGAAAGCTGTACAAAAACAAGACCCTCGCTTTCGTTTAATTACCGATGATCCTTTACCCCCCACTTGGGTGGGACGTCCTTGGGCGTTACACAACGGCTTTTTACACTCTAGCGAAGCAAGCAAGTGGTTTTTGGGTATGGATGCTGATACTCAACCATCACCAGGTTTAGTTGCAGGTTTGGTAAAAACGGCAGTAAATGGAGGATATGATTTAGTTTCTCTCTCGCCGCAATTCATTCTTAAGTATCCAGGAGAGTGCTGGCTACAGCCAGCATTGTTAATGACATTACTTTATAGATTCGACCCTGCTGGTATAAATACGCAACAACCAGAACGAGTTATGGCTAATGGACAATGCTTTTTATGCCGTCGTTCTGTTTTAGCTGCTGTTAATGGTTATACTAGTGCCAAAAGTTCTTTTTGCGATGATGTTACTTTAGCTCGACACATAGCCGCTTGCGGCTTTAAGGTAGGCTTTTTAGATGGGTCAAAAGTCTTGAAAGTGCGGATGTATGAAGGAGCAATAGAGACTTGGAAAGAATGGGGTCGGAGTCTTGACTTAAAAGATGCTTCTTCCCGTCCTCAGCTATGGACTGATTTATGGGTACTAAGTTCAACTCAGGCTTTACCTGTTTTGATCATCCTCAGTTACTTATTGTTTTCCCCCCATCTCTCCATCCTCCCATTGCCCTTAATCCCCACTCCCTTGGGGGAGTGGGGGCCCCGAGTTCCCCATCACCCTATCACCCCATCTCCTCATCTCCTATTACTGGGACTGAACCTATTTTTGTTGATAGTTCGCTTTGGTATGCTTTTGGCGATCGCACCCTGTTATGATCGCACTCAGACCAGAGGCGGTTGGTTGTTTTGGCTTTCCCCATTGGCTGATCCCTTAGCCGTCATGCGAATCTTTTTATCAGCATTTCGCACTCCACGACAGTGGCGAGGTAGGAATTATAACTAA
- the cruF gene encoding gamma-carotene 1'-hydroxylase CruF: protein MRQLVIAERVCLIGHIVSMVFGLVGILLVVPHAEIILNLAEIGQTAMQWSLAGGGVVYMILGAAAVSLYVCRTLGLGLWLSFLLPSVLISLSSELLGTSTGFPFGHYSYLSGLGYKIAGLVPFTIPLSWFYVGCVAYLLARAGLEVEKKPSLWRHLGAIALGALLLTSWDFVLDPAMSQTSLPFWYWQQPGAFFGMPYQNFAGWIGTGSVFMTVAALLWRNTPIKLERSQLNLPLIVYLSNFGFATVMSLAAGFSIPVLLGLFLGAVPAVVLWWKTQSTSIDAAVEPASNKVQIAPVKVALK from the coding sequence ATGAGACAACTTGTTATCGCTGAGCGCGTGTGCCTGATTGGTCATATTGTATCAATGGTGTTTGGACTGGTAGGAATATTACTGGTCGTTCCTCACGCTGAAATAATTTTGAATTTAGCTGAAATTGGACAAACCGCCATGCAATGGAGTTTGGCTGGAGGCGGCGTAGTTTATATGATTTTGGGAGCAGCAGCAGTTTCCTTATATGTTTGTAGAACATTAGGATTAGGTTTGTGGCTCTCGTTTCTGCTGCCATCGGTTTTGATTTCTTTAAGCAGTGAATTACTAGGAACCAGTACTGGCTTTCCTTTCGGTCATTACAGCTACTTAAGTGGCTTGGGTTATAAAATAGCGGGCTTAGTACCTTTTACTATTCCTTTGTCTTGGTTTTATGTAGGCTGTGTAGCTTACCTACTAGCACGTGCTGGTTTAGAAGTTGAGAAAAAACCTAGTTTGTGGCGTCATCTAGGCGCGATCGCTTTAGGTGCTTTATTGCTGACTTCTTGGGACTTTGTACTTGATCCAGCAATGAGCCAAACATCTCTACCTTTTTGGTATTGGCAGCAACCAGGAGCTTTTTTTGGGATGCCTTATCAAAACTTTGCTGGCTGGATTGGTACTGGCTCAGTGTTTATGACGGTAGCTGCATTATTGTGGCGGAATACACCGATCAAATTAGAGCGATCGCAACTTAATTTACCTTTAATTGTTTATTTAAGTAACTTTGGCTTTGCAACAGTCATGAGTTTGGCGGCTGGTTTTTCCATCCCCGTCTTACTAGGTTTGTTCTTAGGTGCAGTTCCAGCTGTAGTCTTATGGTGGAAGACTCAAAGTACTTCTATAGATGCTGCTGTAGAACCTGCTAGCAATAAAGTACAAATAGCTCCAGTAAAAGTTGCTCTTAAGTAA
- the rpmA gene encoding 50S ribosomal protein L27, which yields MAHKKGTGSTRNGRDSNAQRLGVKRYGGQVVRAGNILVRQRGTKFHPGNNVGIGSDDTLFALVDGVVTFERKGKTRKKVSVYPAASEAVAAS from the coding sequence ATGGCTCATAAGAAAGGAACAGGTAGTACACGTAACGGTCGTGACTCAAATGCTCAACGACTGGGTGTAAAACGCTATGGTGGCCAAGTTGTTCGCGCAGGTAATATTCTAGTGCGTCAGCGTGGAACTAAATTTCACCCCGGCAATAACGTCGGCATTGGTAGCGATGACACTCTATTTGCCCTAGTTGATGGTGTCGTAACATTTGAACGCAAGGGTAAAACCCGTAAAAAAGTCAGCGTTTATCCTGCTGCTAGTGAAGCTGTTGCTGCATCTTAA
- the rplU gene encoding 50S ribosomal protein L21 encodes MTYAIIETGGKQLRVEPGRFYDIELLAAQADDKVSIESVLLVQHNGEVTIGQPLVAGAKVEGTVMRHFRGRKVLVYKMKPKKKTRKKRGHRQEITRLMINSISLNGSVLASEAETSVSSEATTEVAQESAE; translated from the coding sequence ATGACTTACGCAATTATTGAAACTGGCGGTAAACAATTACGAGTTGAACCGGGCCGCTTTTATGACATTGAACTGCTTGCTGCCCAAGCAGATGACAAAGTTAGCATAGAATCAGTCTTGCTAGTGCAACACAATGGTGAAGTGACAATTGGGCAGCCATTAGTGGCAGGAGCAAAGGTAGAAGGGACAGTAATGCGACACTTTCGGGGTCGTAAAGTCCTAGTTTATAAAATGAAACCGAAAAAGAAAACCCGCAAAAAACGCGGACATCGCCAAGAAATCACTAGGTTGATGATCAATTCTATTAGCCTCAATGGTTCTGTGCTTGCTTCAGAAGCAGAAACTTCTGTAAGTAGTGAGGCAACAACTGAGGTTGCACAAGAATCTGCGGAATAA
- a CDS encoding nucleotidyltransferase domain-containing protein yields MKRIEVEKRTILIGLAGSHGYGLNRPESDYDYRGVFIAPKRYYLGFDQIEQKDSGWDEVGIFSFLDGNKDTVIYEIRKIIQLLAGANPNVLELLWLNDYPVLTSVGQYLINHRKIFLTKKVKHTYSGYAFAQIKKMETHRKWLLNPPTKKPVPSDFGIEDEAPLNKEELNAFLEYLYNLIKGKIEYLEEAETLYRLLTADIDFKAILKQYTLPNETLGYTQKLTHSRKDFIRLLQKSQSYQIALREWKAYLSWQENRNPVRAEMERKSGFDLKHGMHCIRLLRSGLEILRTGELIVDRRIAGDVNELKAILRGDYSYEQVMKMATNLMTEIQKVDEESILPDKPDLEQVNELCIKLVEMQGWDV; encoded by the coding sequence ATGAAAAGAATTGAAGTTGAAAAAAGAACTATTTTAATTGGTTTAGCAGGTAGTCATGGATATGGTTTAAATCGTCCAGAATCAGACTATGATTATCGAGGAGTTTTTATTGCTCCCAAAAGATATTACTTAGGGTTTGACCAGATTGAACAAAAAGACAGTGGTTGGGATGAAGTAGGCATATTTTCATTTTTAGATGGAAATAAAGATACAGTCATTTATGAAATAAGAAAAATCATCCAGTTATTAGCGGGAGCAAATCCCAATGTTTTAGAATTACTATGGTTAAATGATTATCCAGTATTGACATCGGTAGGACAATACTTAATAAATCATAGAAAAATATTTTTAACTAAGAAGGTTAAGCATACTTATTCTGGATATGCTTTTGCCCAAATAAAAAAAATGGAAACTCATCGGAAATGGCTATTAAATCCACCAACTAAGAAACCAGTACCATCTGATTTTGGTATAGAAGATGAAGCACCACTGAACAAAGAAGAGTTAAATGCTTTTTTGGAGTATCTTTATAATTTAATTAAAGGCAAGATTGAATATTTAGAAGAAGCAGAAACATTATATAGATTATTAACAGCAGATATTGATTTTAAAGCCATATTAAAACAATATACATTGCCTAATGAAACTTTAGGATATACTCAAAAGTTAACTCATAGCCGCAAAGATTTTATTCGCCTACTTCAGAAAAGCCAAAGCTATCAAATTGCTTTAAGAGAGTGGAAAGCATATTTATCATGGCAAGAGAATAGAAATCCTGTGCGAGCAGAAATGGAAAGAAAGTCAGGTTTTGATCTCAAGCACGGAATGCATTGTATTAGATTATTACGTAGTGGACTAGAAATATTACGAACAGGAGAATTGATAGTAGACAGAAGAATTGCTGGGGATGTGAATGAATTAAAAGCAATTCTGAGAGGAGATTATTCTTATGAACAAGTAATGAAAATGGCTACTAATTTGATGACTGAGATCCAAAAAGTTGATGAAGAATCAATATTACCTGACAAACCTGATTTAGAGCAGGTTAACGAATTATGTATAAAATTAGTAGAAATGCAGGGGTGGGATGTTTAA
- the ribD gene encoding bifunctional diaminohydroxyphosphoribosylaminopyrimidine deaminase/5-amino-6-(5-phosphoribosylamino)uracil reductase RibD produces the protein MIKSDSHPQQKVGTEFDRAMMQRCLELARRALGCTSPNPMVGAVIVKDGEIIGEGFHPRAGEPHAEVFALKAAGTNARGATIYVSLEPCNHYGRTPPCSEALIAAGVAKVVVGMVDPNPLVGGGGIAKLRAAGIEVIVGVEEEACRKLNEGFIHRILYKRPLGILKYAMTLDGKIATTTGHSAWVTNQEARSVVHQLRAACDAVIVGGNTVRLDNPHLTSRQQGAHNPLRIVMSRSLNLPAQANLWKTEEAPTLVLTDVGADPLSLEMLLKQGVEVIELSPLIPEKVMAYLYDRGFCSVLWECGGTLAANAIAQGAVQKILAFIAPKIIGGSNAPTPVGDLGLTTMTEALSLERVEVRVVGADCLIEGYLPQKVINF, from the coding sequence GTGATTAAATCAGATTCACATCCCCAACAAAAAGTAGGAACTGAGTTTGATCGGGCAATGATGCAGCGCTGTTTGGAACTGGCCCGGCGCGCTTTGGGATGCACTTCCCCAAATCCAATGGTAGGGGCAGTAATTGTTAAAGATGGTGAAATTATTGGAGAAGGCTTTCATCCCCGTGCAGGTGAACCGCACGCAGAAGTTTTTGCACTCAAAGCAGCAGGTACAAATGCTCGTGGGGCAACTATCTATGTTAGTCTGGAACCTTGCAATCACTACGGACGCACTCCTCCTTGTTCGGAAGCATTAATTGCTGCTGGAGTGGCTAAGGTAGTAGTCGGTATGGTTGACCCTAACCCCCTGGTTGGTGGTGGTGGTATTGCTAAATTACGGGCGGCGGGCATAGAAGTAATAGTTGGAGTGGAAGAGGAAGCTTGTCGGAAGTTGAATGAAGGCTTTATCCATCGCATTCTCTACAAAAGACCTTTGGGCATATTAAAATACGCTATGACCTTAGATGGCAAAATAGCTACGACTACTGGTCATAGCGCTTGGGTGACTAACCAGGAGGCTCGTAGCGTAGTGCATCAATTACGTGCTGCCTGCGATGCTGTAATTGTTGGTGGAAATACGGTCAGACTGGACAATCCACATTTAACAAGCCGTCAACAGGGAGCGCATAATCCCCTACGGATAGTCATGAGTCGCAGTCTGAATTTACCAGCACAAGCTAATCTATGGAAAACTGAAGAGGCTCCTACTTTGGTGCTGACAGATGTAGGAGCAGATCCTCTTTCTCTGGAAATGCTGCTCAAGCAGGGAGTAGAAGTAATAGAATTATCACCACTGATACCAGAAAAAGTAATGGCTTACTTATATGATCGCGGTTTTTGTAGCGTGCTATGGGAATGTGGTGGAACTCTAGCAGCTAATGCGATCGCTCAAGGAGCAGTACAGAAAATCTTAGCATTCATTGCTCCAAAAATAATTGGTGGAAGCAATGCTCCTACACCCGTCGGTGACTTGGGTTTAACCACTATGACTGAAGCATTGTCTTTGGAACGTGTAGAGGTGCGTGTAGTGGGAGCAGATTGTTTAATAGAAGGATATTTACCTCAAAAAGTCATTAATTTTTAG
- the mreD gene encoding rod shape-determining protein MreD encodes MKIPAFRGGRQNKPKSRSRKSIIKINPISRWHPRLRLLVNWAVIFGSVILCLLMLLTRLPGMELLGIGPNWLLIWVVAWSVKRTPFQGALAGVVLGLLQDGMTSPDPTHALSLAVVGCLTALLQKQRFIQEDFISIALIVFGMAVLVETIFALQLIFMGDRNVADIWGYYQKVALASAIVSSLWAPVVYFPLNRWWQQLKLAEQQS; translated from the coding sequence ATGAAAATTCCTGCATTTCGGGGTGGCAGGCAAAATAAGCCAAAATCGCGATCGCGAAAATCCATCATAAAAATTAACCCCATTTCACGTTGGCATCCCCGCCTGCGACTACTGGTAAATTGGGCTGTGATTTTTGGTTCTGTAATCCTCTGCTTGCTGATGCTGCTTACCCGTCTTCCTGGTATGGAACTATTAGGGATAGGCCCTAATTGGTTATTAATTTGGGTAGTAGCTTGGAGTGTAAAGCGTACACCTTTCCAAGGTGCATTAGCAGGTGTAGTTTTGGGATTACTTCAAGATGGAATGACATCACCAGATCCGACTCACGCCCTCAGTTTAGCAGTGGTAGGCTGTCTCACAGCTTTGCTGCAAAAACAGCGTTTTATTCAAGAAGATTTTATTTCAATCGCCTTAATTGTTTTTGGTATGGCGGTTTTGGTAGAAACAATCTTTGCTTTACAACTAATTTTTATGGGCGATCGCAATGTAGCAGATATCTGGGGTTATTACCAAAAGGTAGCCTTAGCCTCTGCTATAGTTAGTAGCCTTTGGGCGCCAGTGGTTTATTTTCCTCTAAATCGTTGGTGGCAGCAACTGAAATTAGCAGAACAACAATCATAA
- the mreC gene encoding rod shape-determining protein MreC, whose amino-acid sequence MFTARRWWEHKGLHIGILSLIVGGAWILRQTQGALLLEIYQDVTSQFQILQPGTNPEERLKDARVLELEAQITELENQNKKLQQLLGYVEKESISLRPIPARVVGRSADNWWQQVILNRGSLAGIHEGFVVKAEGGLVGLVESVTPNTSRVLLISDLKSKVGVNISRTGAKGVVRGDASAEAVLEFYEKVPNVKPGDVVVTSTYSQKFPSGWPIGRIKSLDLKKLPASVAKVELFPSIRSLDWVTVYPKPENQQQENPQSPGQ is encoded by the coding sequence ATGTTTACAGCACGTCGCTGGTGGGAGCATAAAGGATTACACATTGGAATACTGTCTCTAATAGTTGGTGGAGCCTGGATACTGAGACAAACTCAAGGAGCGCTGTTACTGGAAATTTATCAGGACGTTACCAGTCAGTTCCAGATTTTACAGCCAGGGACAAATCCAGAGGAACGGTTGAAAGATGCTCGTGTATTAGAATTAGAAGCTCAAATAACAGAATTAGAAAACCAAAATAAAAAGCTGCAACAGTTGTTGGGTTACGTTGAAAAAGAGTCCATTTCATTACGTCCAATCCCAGCACGGGTTGTAGGGCGCAGTGCCGACAACTGGTGGCAACAAGTGATTCTCAACCGGGGTAGTCTGGCAGGAATTCACGAAGGGTTTGTAGTCAAGGCTGAAGGCGGACTAGTCGGTTTAGTAGAAAGTGTGACTCCTAATACTAGCCGTGTGTTGTTAATTAGTGACCTAAAAAGTAAGGTAGGTGTAAATATCAGCCGTACCGGAGCCAAAGGAGTTGTACGGGGTGATGCTTCCGCAGAAGCAGTACTGGAGTTTTATGAAAAAGTTCCCAATGTCAAGCCTGGAGATGTAGTTGTCACATCGACCTATAGCCAAAAGTTTCCCTCTGGTTGGCCTATAGGAAGAATTAAGTCTCTAGATTTAAAGAAACTGCCAGCCTCTGTAGCGAAAGTAGAACTGTTTCCCTCAATTCGCTCTTTGGATTGGGTGACAGTATATCCCAAGCCAGAAAATCAACAACAGGAGAATCCTCAATCACCAGGTCAATAA